In Pelodiscus sinensis isolate JC-2024 chromosome 2, ASM4963464v1, whole genome shotgun sequence, the following proteins share a genomic window:
- the LOC102461020 gene encoding serine/threonine-protein kinase SBK2-like isoform X3 — protein MAQCPGAAALAVLDEMLEITAQSLVRTEVAEHYQVIRELGRGKYGHVVLVTHRQRGTPMALKLLPKAHTKLQTFLYEYCVALSLATHPAIISMFGIAIESSQHYGFLYEPALHRDLISIIKPRDGIPEPAAKQCAKQLVSALEFIHSRGLVYRDVKPENVLLFDPECKCIKLTDFGLTRPKGTRLKLVAGVIPYTAPELSNTTNAQGLPIDASLDAWAFGVMLFCLLTGYFPWEQSLPADPFFEDFMLWQESGLAEDLPRHWRRLTAEATHMLRSLLALDPAQRSPVSGALQYVNSPWRVENWHGEEQAVAP, from the exons ATGGCCCaatgcccaggagcagcagcactggCCGTGCTGGATGAGATGCTGGAGATCACAGCCCAGAGCCTTGTGCGCACAGAGGTGGCTGAGCACTACCAGGTCatccgggagctgggcaggggcaaGTATGGCCATGTGGTGCTGGTGACTCACAGGCAGAGAG GGACGCCCATGGCTCTCAAGCTGCTTCCCAAAGCTCACACCAAGCTACAAACCTTCCTGTATGAGTACTGCGTGGCGCTCTCCCTCGCCACCCATCCTGCCATCATCAGCATGTTTGGTATTGCCATTGAGTCCAGCCAGCACTATGGCTTTCTCTATGAGCCCGCACTGCACAGAGACCTCATCTCCATCATCAAGCCACGG GACGGGATCCCTGAGCCAGCTGCCAAGCAGTGTGCCAAGCAGTTGGTGAGCGCGCTGGAGTTCATACACAGCCGGGGGCTGGTGTACCGAGACGTCAAGCCCGAGAATGTGCTGCTCTTTGACCCTGAGTGCAAGTGCATCAAGCTGACTGACTTCGGGCTCACCCGACCCAAGGGCACTCGGCTCAAGCTAGTGGCAGGGGTGATCCCCTACACTGCTCCAGAGCTGAGCAACACCACCAATGCCCAGGGCCTGCCCATTGATGCCAGCCTGGATGCCTGGGCCTTCGGTGTGATGCTCTTCTGCCTGCTGACCGGCTACTTCCCCTGGGAGCAAAGCCTGCCAGCTGACCCCTTTTTTGAGGACTTTATGCTATGGCAGGAGTCGGGGCTGGCTGAGGACCTGCCACGACATTGGAGGCGCCTGACAGCTGAGGCCACCCACATGCTGCGGAGCCTGTTGGCCCTGGATCCTGCCCAGCGCAGCCCTGTCAGCGGAGCCCTGCAATATGTCAACAGCCCCTGGAGAGTGGAGAACTGGCATGGTGAGGAGCAGGCTGTGGCGCCCTAG
- the LOC102461020 gene encoding serine/threonine-protein kinase SBK2-like isoform X2 has protein sequence MDSVMAQCPGAAALAVLDEMLEITAQSLVRTEVAEHYQVIRELGRGKYGHVVLVTHRQRGTPMALKLLPKAHTKLQTFLYEYCVALSLATHPAIISMFGIAIESSQHYGFLYEPALHRDLISIIKPRDGIPEPAAKQCAKQLVSALEFIHSRGLVYRDVKPENVLLFDPECKCIKLTDFGLTRPKGTRLKLVAGVIPYTAPELSNTTNAQGLPIDASLDAWAFGVMLFCLLTGYFPWEQSLPADPFFEDFMLWQESGLAEDLPRHWRRLTAEATHMLRSLLALDPAQRSPVSGALQYVNSPWRVENWHGEEQAVAP, from the exons GACTCAGTGATGGCCCaatgcccaggagcagcagcactggCCGTGCTGGATGAGATGCTGGAGATCACAGCCCAGAGCCTTGTGCGCACAGAGGTGGCTGAGCACTACCAGGTCatccgggagctgggcaggggcaaGTATGGCCATGTGGTGCTGGTGACTCACAGGCAGAGAG GGACGCCCATGGCTCTCAAGCTGCTTCCCAAAGCTCACACCAAGCTACAAACCTTCCTGTATGAGTACTGCGTGGCGCTCTCCCTCGCCACCCATCCTGCCATCATCAGCATGTTTGGTATTGCCATTGAGTCCAGCCAGCACTATGGCTTTCTCTATGAGCCCGCACTGCACAGAGACCTCATCTCCATCATCAAGCCACGG GACGGGATCCCTGAGCCAGCTGCCAAGCAGTGTGCCAAGCAGTTGGTGAGCGCGCTGGAGTTCATACACAGCCGGGGGCTGGTGTACCGAGACGTCAAGCCCGAGAATGTGCTGCTCTTTGACCCTGAGTGCAAGTGCATCAAGCTGACTGACTTCGGGCTCACCCGACCCAAGGGCACTCGGCTCAAGCTAGTGGCAGGGGTGATCCCCTACACTGCTCCAGAGCTGAGCAACACCACCAATGCCCAGGGCCTGCCCATTGATGCCAGCCTGGATGCCTGGGCCTTCGGTGTGATGCTCTTCTGCCTGCTGACCGGCTACTTCCCCTGGGAGCAAAGCCTGCCAGCTGACCCCTTTTTTGAGGACTTTATGCTATGGCAGGAGTCGGGGCTGGCTGAGGACCTGCCACGACATTGGAGGCGCCTGACAGCTGAGGCCACCCACATGCTGCGGAGCCTGTTGGCCCTGGATCCTGCCCAGCGCAGCCCTGTCAGCGGAGCCCTGCAATATGTCAACAGCCCCTGGAGAGTGGAGAACTGGCATGGTGAGGAGCAGGCTGTGGCGCCCTAG